In the genome of Polaribacter atrinae, one region contains:
- a CDS encoding helix-turn-helix domain-containing protein, which translates to MNNQLQIITEKNLLNHIGLGKSYPSTKTSIFVVKKGTITFVKAFETVTLKENNIYFSFPNVFFELIAISPDIEINIIALDVELFSKLSFEFNRLDVYQFLLSNYSNQFEIPETIVSELWKLSEVLQLNLIKSKSKFNTTILLNLLSVVVYTALDAINTYHDFTTKGVMTRKQELVFDFLNLLSKHYKKEREVSFYAQKLKVTTRHLSVTIKKITGKTANQVIHQYIIAESKVLLASSNKMISEIAFELNFNDPYYFSNFFKKHTGLNPTEFKAKNKKDYIYTSI; encoded by the coding sequence TTGAACAACCAACTACAAATTATTACCGAAAAAAACTTACTGAACCATATAGGTCTTGGCAAATCTTATCCTTCTACAAAAACATCAATATTCGTTGTAAAAAAAGGAACGATTACTTTTGTAAAAGCGTTTGAAACGGTTACACTTAAAGAAAATAACATCTATTTTTCTTTTCCAAATGTTTTTTTCGAGTTAATAGCCATAAGTCCAGATATCGAAATCAATATTATTGCGCTCGACGTTGAACTGTTTTCAAAATTGTCCTTTGAGTTTAATAGATTGGATGTCTACCAATTTTTGCTTTCTAACTATTCCAATCAATTTGAAATTCCTGAAACTATTGTTTCAGAATTATGGAAGTTATCCGAAGTATTACAATTAAATCTCATCAAATCAAAAAGTAAGTTTAATACCACTATACTTTTAAATTTATTGTCAGTTGTTGTATATACTGCGCTTGATGCCATTAATACATACCACGATTTTACAACCAAAGGTGTAATGACCCGAAAACAGGAATTGGTTTTCGATTTTTTAAATCTCCTTTCAAAACATTACAAAAAGGAACGTGAAGTTTCGTTTTACGCCCAAAAATTGAAGGTTACCACACGCCATTTATCTGTAACAATAAAAAAAATTACTGGTAAAACTGCCAATCAAGTAATCCACCAATATATCATTGCAGAATCTAAGGTATTATTGGCTTCATCAAATAAAATGATTTCTGAAATTGCTTTTGAACTAAATTTTAATGATCCATATTATTTTAGTAATTTTTTTAAAAAGCATACAGGTTTAAATCCTACTGAATTTAAAGCGAAAAACAAAAAAGATTACATTTACACATCTATTTAA
- a CDS encoding TolC family protein — protein sequence MRPIKYVLSLVLVLFFKFGFSQEKVSKKYTIDEIVQLALDNNQKLKVSKQSVAIAAQQSEVYKQYQLPDISFNAKAMYLGDVVLLDTDFSKVTTVDMPHFGNTFSLQAQQLIYKGNAINNTVKIGSLQEQLANLNVENDVIGVKFLVISNYLNLYKLYNQKQVFVENIKLAQKRIDNVTSFYKQGMVTRNEIIRGDLLLASLNQAIVTIDNNIAILNTQLAIALGLPENEQIIPDDEILKLDTALQDYGTYKEEVITNHPLIKTIDLQKELAQTSLDITKSDKLPILAGFAAYNMQRPLTNSFPIQDLYNNNWQVGVSLTYNIESLYKTSKKESLDKLKIEQISEVKTLTQQNLQVATKAAYLKYNEAISQKDTYLESKRLAEENYRITEKKYLNQLALITEILDASNSKLEAELQYINSEISIIYSYYNLLKTTGNL from the coding sequence ATGCGTCCTATAAAATATGTACTAAGTTTAGTACTTGTATTGTTCTTTAAGTTTGGCTTTTCTCAAGAAAAGGTTTCAAAAAAATATACAATTGATGAAATTGTACAATTGGCTTTAGACAACAATCAAAAACTAAAAGTTTCAAAACAGTCTGTTGCTATTGCAGCACAACAAAGCGAAGTTTACAAACAATACCAATTACCAGATATTTCGTTTAATGCAAAAGCAATGTATCTTGGTGATGTAGTTTTATTAGATACCGATTTTTCAAAAGTAACAACGGTAGACATGCCACATTTTGGTAATACATTTTCGTTACAAGCCCAACAACTTATATATAAAGGAAATGCTATAAATAATACAGTAAAAATTGGCTCTTTACAAGAGCAATTGGCCAATTTAAATGTAGAAAACGATGTTATTGGTGTTAAATTTTTAGTGATTTCTAACTATTTAAATTTATACAAACTATACAACCAGAAACAAGTATTTGTAGAAAATATAAAACTGGCACAAAAACGTATTGATAATGTCACAAGTTTTTATAAACAAGGTATGGTTACACGTAATGAGATTATACGTGGTGATTTGTTACTAGCATCACTAAATCAGGCTATTGTTACAATAGATAATAACATTGCCATCTTAAACACTCAACTTGCTATTGCATTGGGTTTACCAGAAAATGAGCAAATTATTCCTGATGATGAAATTTTAAAGTTAGATACTGCATTACAAGATTATGGAACTTATAAAGAAGAAGTCATAACAAATCATCCATTAATTAAAACTATTGATTTGCAAAAAGAACTTGCTCAAACAAGTTTAGATATCACAAAATCTGATAAACTGCCTATACTTGCTGGTTTTGCAGCGTATAACATGCAACGTCCTTTAACTAACTCTTTTCCAATTCAAGATTTATATAATAACAATTGGCAAGTTGGTGTTTCTCTAACTTATAATATTGAATCGCTTTACAAAACATCTAAAAAGGAGTCGTTAGATAAACTTAAAATAGAGCAAATTTCAGAAGTAAAAACCCTAACACAACAAAATTTACAAGTAGCAACAAAAGCGGCTTATTTAAAATATAATGAGGCTATTTCACAAAAAGACACCTATTTAGAAAGCAAACGTTTGGCAGAAGAAAATTACCGAATTACCGAAAAAAAATACTTAAACCAATTAGCATTAATTACCGAAATCTTAGACGCTAGTAATTCAAAATTAGAAGCCGAACTTCAATATATAAATTCAGAAATCAGTATTATTTATAGTTACTATAATTTATTGAAAACTACAGGAAACTTATAA
- a CDS encoding HlyD family secretion protein: MSDNNTQTEKKASKNKTLVLITNILVFIAALVALFFVVRHYFHIGDKNFTNDAQVEAYINPIDTRVSAYIKEIRFEENQKVKKGDTLVILDDSEIKSKVTQAEAAYLSALAGEKTAKSSVNTISNNTSIIEANIAGAKSNLEFAEKDLMRFKNLLKDEAVTQQQYDGINTKYEAAKAQYNALLGQRKSVNYSLREMDGRIEMSQAGIKQAEAALELAKLNLSYTVITAPYDGFVGRRKVNEGQLLNPSQQVATIVTDDKKWIVANYRETQMEDITVGKKLTIEVDALGGKEFIGVVTSISAATGSKLSTIPVDNSTGNFVKVQQRIPVRIDFSEENKAEDLKLLRVGMNVEVTVD, from the coding sequence ATGTCAGATAATAACACGCAAACAGAAAAAAAAGCCAGCAAAAATAAAACGCTAGTTTTAATAACCAACATACTTGTCTTTATTGCAGCACTTGTTGCTTTATTTTTTGTGGTAAGGCACTACTTTCATATTGGCGATAAAAATTTCACCAACGATGCACAAGTAGAAGCATATATAAACCCAATAGATACACGAGTTTCTGCATATATAAAAGAAATTCGATTTGAAGAAAATCAAAAAGTAAAAAAAGGAGATACTCTTGTTATTTTGGACGATAGTGAAATAAAATCGAAAGTAACTCAAGCAGAAGCCGCTTACTTAAGTGCTTTAGCAGGCGAAAAAACTGCAAAATCTTCAGTAAATACTATTTCTAACAACACATCTATAATAGAAGCCAATATTGCTGGAGCAAAATCGAATTTAGAATTTGCAGAAAAGGATTTAATGCGTTTTAAAAATTTGCTAAAAGATGAAGCTGTAACGCAACAACAATACGATGGTATAAATACTAAATACGAAGCTGCCAAAGCACAATATAATGCTTTGTTAGGGCAACGCAAATCTGTTAATTACTCACTTCGTGAAATGGATGGCAGAATAGAAATGAGTCAAGCAGGAATAAAACAAGCAGAAGCCGCTTTAGAATTAGCAAAACTAAATTTATCATATACTGTAATTACTGCACCTTACGATGGTTTTGTGGGAAGACGTAAAGTAAATGAAGGGCAATTGCTAAATCCTAGTCAGCAAGTAGCAACTATTGTAACAGATGATAAAAAATGGATTGTAGCCAACTATCGTGAAACACAAATGGAAGACATTACTGTTGGCAAAAAACTAACTATTGAAGTAGATGCACTTGGAGGAAAAGAATTTATTGGCGTTGTTACTTCAATTTCGGCAGCAACAGGTTCTAAATTATCTACGATTCCAGTAGATAATTCCACAGGGAATTTTGTAAAAGTACAGCAACGTATTCCTGTTCGTATTGATTTTTCAGAAGAAAATAAAGCAGAAGATTTAAAGTTATTACGTGTAGGAATGAATGTAGAGGTTACTGTAGATTAA
- a CDS encoding MFS transporter, with amino-acid sequence MYNKGLFKDWVPKPVMLLLILAYLFPILIVGGIYTANFREMMSDLAMYSEYLSFANYASFIGMGTALPLLLRFKMRFRSKELMITSLSTIALCSVVIATTDSPYVIIFSNFVIGFFKIIAIIEFVLPLLHILSPDGDRTKFYTIFYPLSITTAQLSTYLFAKIAYNLEWESVYLVMAIIMLILVLVSVIFMHNLRFSRKLPLYQIDLLSMLLFVTSFFLLTYVLVFAKQQDWFASPYIQGSSVGFIITFALLLWRQKGVKRPFVPLTIFKKKNFIQGVTLLMGLGMLLASATIQNTFTVGILGLNSVTNNLLNYAMVPGLVIGAIYARKWYAKRLPTKFLIISGMVFYTLHFVMMYFLISPNVDVYYLIIPSILRGMGMVILFISIWFYTLDGFDMAETLAVASLAIVIRSMVSVAFAGAIYSWIFYKLQLQGLENIAHHLDAISLSPYRGGGLAVYGRSRLQAVLTASKALYGYTIIASMLLIIYTLMLRFEKTHYRRIILIRKLIKGESIKGYNHSARKATVQSISDSAGAVAV; translated from the coding sequence ATGTACAACAAAGGACTTTTTAAAGATTGGGTACCAAAACCTGTAATGCTATTACTCATTTTAGCATATTTATTTCCTATTTTAATAGTAGGTGGAATTTATACTGCCAATTTTAGGGAAATGATGAGTGATTTGGCAATGTATTCTGAATACTTGTCTTTTGCCAACTACGCATCTTTTATAGGAATGGGAACAGCATTACCACTTTTATTACGCTTTAAAATGCGTTTTAGAAGTAAGGAATTAATGATAACTAGTTTATCCACTATTGCTTTATGTTCAGTAGTAATTGCAACCACAGATAGTCCTTATGTTATTATATTTTCAAATTTTGTTATTGGTTTTTTTAAGATTATTGCCATTATAGAATTTGTACTTCCATTGTTACATATACTTAGTCCAGATGGTGATCGTACAAAATTTTATACTATATTTTATCCATTAAGTATTACAACAGCCCAACTAAGTACTTATCTGTTTGCAAAAATTGCCTACAACTTAGAATGGGAATCTGTCTATTTAGTAATGGCAATCATTATGTTAATACTCGTATTAGTATCTGTAATCTTTATGCACAATTTACGTTTTTCAAGAAAGTTGCCACTATATCAAATCGATTTGTTGAGTATGCTTTTGTTTGTGACTTCATTCTTTTTATTGACCTATGTACTCGTTTTTGCAAAACAACAAGATTGGTTTGCGTCACCTTATATACAAGGATCTAGTGTTGGATTTATTATCACTTTTGCACTTTTACTTTGGAGACAAAAAGGCGTAAAACGTCCCTTTGTACCATTAACCATATTTAAAAAGAAAAACTTTATTCAAGGAGTTACTTTACTAATGGGTTTAGGAATGTTATTAGCATCAGCAACCATTCAAAACACCTTTACCGTTGGGATTTTAGGTTTGAATTCAGTCACCAATAACTTACTAAATTACGCAATGGTTCCAGGTCTTGTTATAGGTGCTATTTATGCTCGGAAATGGTATGCAAAACGCTTACCAACCAAATTTTTAATTATTTCTGGGATGGTATTCTACACCTTACATTTTGTAATGATGTATTTTTTAATCAGTCCAAATGTGGACGTTTATTATTTAATTATTCCTTCAATATTACGAGGAATGGGAATGGTAATACTTTTTATAAGCATTTGGTTTTATACCTTGGATGGTTTTGATATGGCAGAAACATTAGCAGTGGCATCTTTGGCAATTGTAATACGTTCTATGGTAAGTGTTGCTTTTGCAGGAGCCATTTATAGTTGGATTTTTTATAAATTACAACTACAAGGATTAGAAAATATAGCACATCATTTAGATGCTATAAGTTTATCGCCATATAGAGGAGGAGGATTAGCAGTGTATGGACGTTCACGATTACAGGCAGTTTTAACAGCATCAAAAGCATTGTATGGCTATACTATTATTGCAAGTATGTTATTAATAATATACACGTTAATGCTTCGTTTTGAAAAAACACATTATAGACGAATAATATTAATTAGAAAACTTATCAAAGGTGAGTCGATAAAAGGTTACAATCATAGTGCAAGAAAAGCCACTGTCCAGTCTATTTCTGATAGTGCAGGTGCTGTGGCTGTGTAA
- a CDS encoding IS30 family transposase, whose amino-acid sequence MELKKHRRLTLKERVIIQTLLIEKKSKSYIAKKLKRAPSTITREVNKWVQKKEDNYDAELAHWCVKEDYLNKRNLDKISTYSLLKFFVYRGLLSNWTPEQISGRLKELYPNDPIMSISHEAIYRHIYTRPQARLNKKLIKLLVRKKTRRRTPKKRRGGGSKIINQISIDNRPKHIDLRNEVGHWEGDLVIGKNHKSAIGTIVERKTRFTLIVKLESKKAGEVANKFSKILNKLNPIYKKSMTYDNGIEMARHEIITKNTGMKIYFAHPYSSWERGTNENTNGLIRRYLPKGTNFNEIDLNQLQIIQEKLNNRPRKIIGYKTPQEMIDLELKFVA is encoded by the coding sequence ATGGAATTAAAAAAACATAGAAGATTAACTTTAAAAGAAAGAGTGATTATTCAGACACTTTTAATAGAAAAAAAGTCAAAATCCTACATCGCTAAAAAACTAAAAAGAGCACCTTCAACAATTACAAGAGAAGTGAATAAATGGGTACAAAAAAAGGAAGATAATTATGATGCTGAACTTGCTCATTGGTGTGTTAAAGAAGATTACTTAAACAAAAGAAACTTAGATAAAATAAGTACATATTCTCTACTTAAATTTTTTGTTTATAGAGGTCTTTTATCAAACTGGACACCTGAACAAATTTCAGGAAGACTCAAAGAGCTGTATCCTAATGACCCAATAATGTCTATTTCACACGAAGCTATTTATAGACACATTTATACTAGACCACAAGCTCGTTTAAACAAAAAGTTAATCAAACTATTAGTACGTAAAAAAACAAGGCGTAGAACACCTAAAAAAAGACGTGGTGGTGGATCTAAAATAATCAATCAAATCAGCATTGACAATAGACCTAAGCATATTGATCTCAGAAATGAAGTTGGACATTGGGAAGGGGATTTAGTCATTGGAAAAAATCATAAAAGTGCTATTGGAACTATAGTAGAACGCAAAACTAGATTTACTTTAATAGTGAAATTAGAGTCTAAAAAAGCAGGTGAAGTAGCAAACAAATTTTCTAAAATATTAAATAAATTAAATCCTATTTATAAAAAATCAATGACATATGATAACGGAATTGAAATGGCAAGACACGAAATAATCACCAAAAATACAGGTATGAAAATATACTTTGCTCATCCATATTCTTCCTGGGAAAGAGGTACAAACGAAAACACTAATGGGCTCATTAGAAGGTATCTTCCTAAAGGAACAAACTTCAATGAAATTGACCTAAATCAACTACAGATTATTCAAGAAAAATTGAACAACAGACCTCGAAAAATTATTGGTTATAAAACTCCTCAAGAAATGATAGATCTTGAACTTAAATTTGTAGCTTAG
- a CDS encoding alpha-amylase family glycosyl hydrolase codes for MNFHKITFLVIILFGLFSCQKSDESIQATDDNQDAEYTQYGTPFTGTPLNNDIILYEVNLRAFSSSGNLQGVIQKMDHIESLGTNVIWLMPIHPVGQINSVNSPYSVKDYKAIGTEYGNLENLRQLTEEAHSRGIAVIMDWVANHTSWDNEWINNTSWYTQDNNGNIISPAGTNWQDVADLNFNNNDMRDAMIDAMKYWIYEANIDGFRCDFADGIPFDFWSEAISSINTISNKDYIFFAEGNRADHFNAGFDLNFGWGSYAAIKNVFNGQSASQVFTANTNGYNGTPNNKHWVRFTTNHDESAWDATPINLFNGNKGALAASVVTVFTGGVPLIYGGQEVGVSENIPFFSNSTFNWNANQELLNSYQDLFQFYSQSSVAKRGQNTVYSNSEIVSFKKVLGNEEIVVIVNVRNTDINFNLPNELENTNWVDALSQNMVSLTSQLSLEPYQFYILKQ; via the coding sequence ATGAATTTTCACAAAATAACTTTTTTAGTAATTATTCTTTTTGGATTGTTTTCCTGCCAAAAGTCTGATGAAAGTATACAAGCAACAGATGACAATCAAGACGCAGAATATACACAATACGGAACTCCTTTTACAGGCACTCCATTAAACAATGATATTATATTATACGAAGTTAATTTGAGAGCTTTCAGCTCTTCAGGAAATCTTCAAGGCGTCATTCAAAAAATGGATCATATAGAAAGTTTAGGCACAAATGTGATTTGGTTAATGCCTATTCATCCTGTAGGTCAAATAAATTCTGTTAACTCTCCTTATTCAGTTAAAGATTATAAAGCCATTGGAACAGAATATGGAAATCTTGAAAATTTAAGACAATTAACAGAAGAAGCTCATTCTAGAGGAATTGCAGTTATTATGGATTGGGTTGCAAACCATACTTCGTGGGACAACGAGTGGATTAATAATACAAGCTGGTACACCCAAGATAATAATGGGAATATTATTTCACCAGCCGGAACTAATTGGCAAGATGTTGCGGATTTAAATTTTAATAACAATGATATGCGAGATGCCATGATTGATGCTATGAAATATTGGATTTATGAGGCCAATATTGACGGCTTCAGGTGTGATTTTGCAGATGGTATACCTTTTGATTTTTGGTCAGAAGCAATTTCATCTATTAACACAATATCAAATAAAGATTATATTTTCTTTGCAGAAGGAAATAGAGCAGATCATTTTAATGCTGGTTTTGATTTGAATTTTGGATGGGGTTCCTATGCTGCAATTAAGAATGTATTTAATGGGCAATCGGCAAGTCAAGTTTTTACAGCTAACACTAATGGATATAATGGTACGCCAAACAACAAGCATTGGGTTCGTTTTACAACTAACCATGATGAATCTGCTTGGGATGCAACACCCATTAATTTGTTTAATGGAAATAAAGGTGCGCTTGCGGCTTCAGTTGTTACAGTCTTTACAGGTGGTGTTCCGCTTATTTATGGAGGTCAAGAAGTTGGTGTTTCTGAAAATATACCTTTCTTTTCAAATTCCACTTTTAATTGGAATGCAAATCAAGAATTATTAAACTCGTACCAAGATCTATTTCAATTTTATTCTCAATCTAGTGTTGCTAAAAGAGGACAAAATACTGTTTACTCGAATAGCGAAATAGTATCTTTTAAAAAAGTTTTAGGAAATGAAGAAATAGTTGTGATAGTAAATGTTAGAAATACAGACATAAATTTTAACCTACCAAATGAGTTGGAAAACACCAATTGGGTAGATGCATTATCACAAAATATGGTATCATTAACGAGCCAATTATCTTTAGAACCTTATCAATTCTATATATTAAAACAGTAA
- a CDS encoding IS30 family transposase: MKLKKHRRLTLKERVIIQTLLIEKKSKSYIAKKLKRAPSTITREVNKWVQKKEDNYDAELAHWCVKEDYLNKRNLDKISTYSLLKFFVYRGLLSNWTPEQISGRLKELYPNDPIMSISHEAIYRHIYTRPQARLNKKLIKLLVRKKTRRRTPKKRRGGGSKIINQISIDNRPKHIDLRNEVGHWEGDLVIGKNHKSAIGTIVERKTRFTLIVKLESKKAGEVANKFSKILNKLNPIYKKSMTYDNGIEMARHEIITKNTGMKIYFAHPYSSWERGKNENTNGLIRRYLPKGTNFNEIDLNQLQIIQEKLNNRPRKIIGYKTPQEMIDLELKFVA, from the coding sequence ATGAAATTAAAAAAACATAGAAGATTAACTTTAAAAGAAAGAGTGATTATTCAGACACTTTTAATAGAAAAAAAGTCAAAATCCTACATCGCTAAAAAACTAAAAAGAGCACCTTCAACAATTACAAGAGAAGTGAATAAATGGGTACAAAAAAAGGAAGATAATTATGATGCTGAACTTGCTCATTGGTGTGTTAAAGAAGATTACTTAAACAAAAGAAACTTAGATAAAATAAGTACATATTCTCTACTTAAATTTTTTGTTTATAGAGGTCTTTTATCAAACTGGACACCGGAACAAATTTCAGGAAGACTCAAAGAGCTGTATCCTAATGACCCAATAATGTCTATTTCACACGAAGCTATTTATAGACACATTTATACTAGACCACAAGCTCGTTTAAACAAAAAGTTAATCAAACTATTAGTACGTAAAAAAACAAGGCGTAGAACACCTAAAAAAAGACGTGGTGGTGGATCTAAAATAATCAATCAAATCAGCATTGACAATAGACCTAAGCATATTGATCTCAGAAATGAAGTTGGACATTGGGAAGGGGATTTAGTCATTGGAAAAAATCATAAAAGTGCTATTGGAACTATAGTAGAACGCAAAACTAGATTTACTTTAATAGTGAAATTAGAGTCTAAAAAAGCAGGTGAAGTAGCAAACAAATTTTCTAAAATATTAAATAAATTAAATCCTATTTATAAAAAATCAATGACATATGATAACGGAATTGAAATGGCAAGACACGAAATAATCACCAAAAATACAGGTATGAAAATATACTTTGCTCATCCATATTCTTCCTGGGAAAGAGGTAAAAACGAAAACACTAATGGGCTCATTAGAAGGTATCTTCCTAAAGGAACAAACTTCAATGAAATTGACCTAAATCAACTACAGATTATTCAAGAAAAATTGAACAACAGACCTCGAAAAATTATTGGTTATAAAACTCCTCAAGAAATGATAGATCTTGAACTTAAATTTGTAGCTTAG
- a CDS encoding DMT family transporter, whose amino-acid sequence MRQFIQNKYFLLIFIAIIWGSSFILIKKLLPVFDPYQIGAFRAGLSGLLLSFIGFPALKRMSKKDVFWIALSGLFGNFLVVFIFPIAQQGVSSSLAGIINALDPIFTLVLGAILFGIRNKVIQYAGAIIGFIGAIILVYSSNSGNGENHLYYTVLLVIGSLLYAVAALIIEKKLHHIKSTDISTGIYTIWMVPSLLILSFSGFFTDIDYSQNETLTALGYLVFLTVISTTLVMFLFFKLVQDTSAVFVSTISLLLPVVAVIWGVLDKEKFTVWYAIGGLLILISVYLIREKKNKSLEKE is encoded by the coding sequence ATGAGGCAATTCATTCAAAATAAATATTTTCTACTCATCTTTATTGCTATAATCTGGGGTTCTTCTTTTATACTCATAAAAAAATTACTACCAGTATTTGACCCATATCAAATCGGAGCTTTTAGGGCAGGATTGTCAGGCTTGCTTTTGTCATTTATTGGATTCCCAGCTTTGAAAAGAATGTCAAAAAAGGACGTTTTTTGGATTGCTCTATCAGGGTTATTTGGTAACTTTTTAGTGGTCTTTATTTTTCCTATTGCACAACAAGGCGTAAGTAGCTCATTGGCAGGCATCATAAATGCATTAGACCCAATATTCACACTCGTTTTAGGAGCAATTCTGTTTGGAATCAGAAATAAAGTTATTCAATATGCTGGAGCAATAATTGGATTTATAGGTGCTATCATTTTAGTTTACTCTTCCAATTCAGGAAATGGCGAAAATCATCTTTATTATACGGTTTTATTAGTTATAGGTTCGTTACTTTATGCAGTTGCTGCACTCATTATTGAAAAAAAATTACATCACATAAAATCGACAGATATATCAACAGGTATTTACACTATTTGGATGGTGCCGTCTCTTTTAATTTTAAGTTTTTCAGGTTTTTTTACAGACATTGATTACAGCCAAAATGAAACTTTAACGGCTCTAGGCTATTTAGTCTTTCTAACCGTCATTAGCACTACTTTGGTAATGTTTTTGTTTTTCAAGCTTGTTCAAGATACCTCTGCAGTTTTTGTAAGTACTATTTCACTTTTATTACCAGTCGTTGCGGTAATTTGGGGCGTTTTGGACAAAGAGAAATTTACAGTTTGGTATGCAATCGGTGGATTATTAATTTTGATTAGTGTATATCTCATTAGAGAAAAGAAAAATAAATCATTGGAAAAAGAATAA
- a CDS encoding SDR family oxidoreductase, with protein sequence MNLKNNISGKVVVITGASSGLGEITARHLASLGANVVLGARRENRLQDISNEINQKGNGKAIFVKTDVTKKEEVQSLVDKAVTEFGKVDVMLNNAGLMSIAPMSETKVDEWDRMIDINVKGVLYGIAAALPVFQKQENGHFINLSSVAGVKVFSPGGTVYSGTKYAVRAISEGLRHEVGGKIRTTTIEPGAIDSELKHGSSHKESSDFVREFYKSAIPSDSIARTIAFAIEQPADVDINEIVIRPTIQDF encoded by the coding sequence ATGAATTTAAAAAACAATATTTCAGGAAAAGTAGTTGTGATAACTGGAGCAAGTAGTGGATTAGGTGAAATTACAGCTCGTCATTTAGCTTCATTAGGAGCCAATGTTGTTTTAGGTGCACGTCGTGAAAATCGTTTACAAGATATTTCTAATGAAATCAATCAAAAAGGTAACGGAAAGGCAATTTTTGTAAAAACAGATGTAACCAAAAAAGAAGAGGTACAATCATTAGTTGATAAAGCTGTGACTGAATTTGGTAAAGTAGATGTAATGCTAAACAATGCTGGATTAATGTCTATAGCACCAATGAGTGAGACCAAGGTAGATGAATGGGACAGAATGATAGACATTAATGTAAAAGGTGTCTTATACGGAATTGCTGCCGCATTACCAGTATTTCAAAAGCAAGAAAATGGTCATTTCATTAATTTATCATCAGTTGCAGGTGTAAAAGTATTTAGTCCAGGTGGAACAGTTTATAGTGGAACTAAATATGCAGTTAGAGCAATTTCAGAAGGGTTAAGACACGAAGTGGGTGGAAAAATTAGAACTACAACCATAGAACCAGGTGCTATTGATTCTGAATTGAAACACGGAAGTTCTCATAAAGAAAGTTCAGATTTTGTACGTGAATTCTATAAAAGTGCAATTCCTTCAGATTCTATAGCTAGAACTATAGCTTTTGCAATTGAACAACCTGCAGATGTTGACATTAACGAAATTGTAATTCGTCCAACAATACAAGATTTTTAA
- a CDS encoding helix-turn-helix domain-containing protein, whose amino-acid sequence MQHFNSIKKYNQYIGYKSPKKDLIDIVNYNDYDKLRLNCDGLTSDFYMMAFKQNMTDLQWFGNTKFDTSSSFLYFIQPKQVYKWSVEKQWKGYHILVSPVLLQEYNIDFSFFQYEINEALFLTEAEQHHIGTLFLQINEEYQKDNYELDLLIAYCNLIFTYIGKCYKRQFNTRQPLYNKIVVEFKKLLNTYYKSNINELPNVNFFAEKLDLSTNYFGDLIKHHTNKTASEIIQEKIISEAKNRLQNTNKTIAEIGYELGFEYPTYFSRMFKKHIGQTPSQYRK is encoded by the coding sequence ATGCAACATTTCAATTCCATAAAAAAATACAATCAATACATTGGTTATAAGTCACCAAAAAAAGATTTGATTGATATTGTAAATTATAATGATTACGACAAACTACGCTTAAACTGTGATGGCTTGACATCAGACTTTTATATGATGGCTTTTAAGCAGAATATGACCGATTTACAATGGTTTGGAAACACAAAATTTGATACATCATCGTCATTTTTATACTTTATCCAGCCAAAACAGGTTTATAAATGGAGCGTTGAAAAACAATGGAAGGGATATCATATTTTAGTGTCACCAGTTTTGTTGCAAGAATACAATATCGATTTTAGTTTTTTTCAATACGAAATTAATGAAGCTTTATTTTTAACAGAAGCCGAACAGCATCATATCGGAACCTTATTCCTGCAAATCAACGAAGAATACCAAAAAGATAATTATGAATTAGACTTACTTATAGCCTATTGCAACTTAATTTTTACATATATTGGCAAATGCTATAAAAGGCAATTTAATACACGTCAACCCTTGTACAATAAAATAGTTGTAGAATTTAAAAAATTACTTAATACCTACTACAAATCAAATATAAATGAATTGCCAAATGTGAATTTTTTTGCAGAAAAACTCGATCTATCTACTAACTACTTTGGCGACTTGATTAAACATCATACAAACAAAACAGCTTCTGAAATTATTCAAGAAAAAATAATCTCGGAAGCAAAAAACAGATTGCAAAACACCAACAAAACAATTGCCGAAATTGGCTACGAATTAGGATTTGAATACCCTACCTATTTTAGCCGAATGTTTAAAAAACATATAGGGCAAACACCATCGCAATACAGAAAATAA